A single window of Pseudomonas lijiangensis DNA harbors:
- the olsB gene encoding L-ornithine N(alpha)-acyltransferase gives MTQIARIRDNTSDRRLQAERLIGAHALQEAQALRFSVFSEEFNARLKGAEQGLDIDDYDVHCSHIGVRDLNTGRLVATTRLLDHKAASSLGRFYSEEEFSLHGLLHLQGPILELGRTCVDPAYRNGGTIAVLWSELAEVLNEGGYSYLMGCASIPMQDGGIQAHAIMQRLRERYLCTENLRAEPKNPLPTLDIPNNVICEMPPLLKAYMRLGAKICGEPCWDEDFQVADVFILLKRDELCPRYARHFKAAV, from the coding sequence ATGACCCAGATAGCCCGCATCCGTGACAACACTTCTGACCGTCGTCTTCAGGCCGAGCGCCTGATCGGAGCACACGCCCTGCAGGAAGCTCAGGCGTTGCGTTTCAGCGTGTTCAGCGAAGAGTTCAACGCCCGCCTAAAAGGCGCTGAACAAGGACTGGATATCGATGACTACGATGTTCACTGCTCGCATATCGGTGTTCGCGATCTCAATACCGGTCGCCTGGTGGCAACCACCCGTTTGCTCGATCACAAGGCCGCCAGTTCTTTGGGCCGTTTCTACAGCGAAGAAGAATTCAGCCTGCACGGCCTGCTTCATCTGCAAGGCCCGATTCTGGAGCTGGGCCGTACCTGCGTTGACCCGGCCTATCGCAACGGCGGCACCATCGCCGTGTTGTGGAGCGAACTGGCGGAAGTCCTCAACGAAGGCGGTTACAGCTACCTGATGGGCTGCGCCAGTATTCCGATGCAGGACGGCGGCATTCAGGCTCACGCGATCATGCAGCGTTTGCGCGAACGTTATCTGTGCACCGAAAACCTGCGGGCCGAACCCAAGAACCCGCTGCCGACACTCGACATTCCGAACAACGTGATCTGCGAGATGCCTCCCCTGCTCAAGGCCTACATGCGCCTGGGTGCGAAGATCTGTGGCGAGCCTTGCTGGGATGAGGACTTCCAGGTCGCCGATGTATTCATCCTGCTCAAGCGCGACGAGCTGTGCCCGCGCTATGCCCGTCACTTCAAGGCAGCCGTGTGA